Proteins from one Coregonus clupeaformis isolate EN_2021a chromosome 25, ASM2061545v1, whole genome shotgun sequence genomic window:
- the fbxo30a gene encoding F-box only protein 30a, which produces MEALHAHCLNCVNRRCMIRPETGVSCDLICCPLVCGAVFHSCKVEEHHLLCPFERVPCLNTGFGCPFTIARIKMAEHLETCPASVVCCTMEWNRWPVSYSDRKSYEHLSNVEVVEQLDMALALQDQRMLLESLRVTTNTSRNGYNKPAVETSEKMADVVSSVPDTAVSNGIVEIDEAAALTNGVIEMDDEDSYIAVHKKNLAATLDVLRSAKDINLINGIINGEKTERNGVLHNGENSDGGNHDDLKNVEMKESDTELDCDLGAVGGVSVDCGVGTDRRGDDESYWIELNELIKSSEETEKDGMMGLAEVGPPPLSNGFHHTGDGHDRLRRRERMDLSRSPPRRSEVNRSSDFRPVMPYLSMPNIVTPREPSGPHPPPLPIHLPLPMPLPNLEPYNVLQHLPLEIEDRWLERKLQNLQVLRGMSVFTFNGRRAMMSDPYLFRAKMEDKSVDTSDLEVTDDPLGLHGIDLITAALLFCLGDSPGGRSISDSRFVDGYRVDFGTQTFSFPSAILATNTMVGDIASASACDHASPQLSNPSPFHTLRLDLVLECVARYQTKQRTMFTFVCGQLFRRDEFSSHFKNVHGDIHAGLNGWLEHRCPLAYYGCTYSQRRFCPSVQGSRIIHDRHLGSFGVQPGMPPQFGDKTLPRNACRFGSTCDHLSSLPFEVQQYVASFLDGFSLCQLSRVSRTMRDVCASLLQSRGMVVLLWENTRRADGSSSWQIQNKVWRFSTAFGTVNEWKFANIANMAEHLKKCKFNTITRRDEAIPLPCMCFTRELTKEGRSLRSVLKPVL; this is translated from the exons ATGGAGGCGCTCCATGCTCACTGCCTGAACTGTGTGAACAGGAGGTGTATGATCCGCCCAGAGACTGGTGTGTCCTGTGATCTCATTTGCTGCCCTCTCGTCTGTGGAGCTGTCTTCCACTCCTGCAAAGTGGAGGAGCATCATTTACTATGCCCGTTTGAAAGAGTGCCTTGCCTCAACACTGGATTCGGGTGCCCATTCACTATTGCTCGGATCAAGATGGCTGAACACCTAGAGACGTGCCCAGCCAGTGTGGTGTGTTGCACCATGGAGTGGAACCGTTGGCCTGTGAGCTATTCAGACAGGAAGTCCTATGAGCACCTGAGCAATGTTGAAGTGGTGGAGCAGCTAGACATGGCCCTGGCTCTGCAAGATCAGAGGATGCTACTGGAGTCCCTCCGAGTCACCACCAACACATCAAGGAACGGGTATAATAAACCAGCTGTGGAAACGAGTGAAAAGATGGCTGATGTAGTGTCAAGTGTTCCAGACACTGCAGTAAGTAATGGGATCGTTGAAATAGACGAGGCTGCTGCTTTGACTAATGGAGTGATTGAAATGGATGATGAGGATTCCTATATTGCAGTACACAAAAAAAACTTAGCTGCAACCTTGGACGTTCTCAGAAGTGCAAAGGACATTAACTTGATCAATGGAATTATAAATGGGGAAAAGACTGAGAGAAATGGGGTTCTCCATAATGGAGAGAACAGTGATGGTGGTAATCATGATGACTTGAAGAATGTAGAGATGAAGGAGAGTGACACAGAGTTGGACTGTGACCTCGGAGCAGTGGGCGGCGTGTCCGTGGACTGTGGAGTCGGAACCGACAGACGGGGAGACGATGAGAGCTACTGGATAGAGCTCAATGAACTAATCAAGTCTTCAGAGGAAACGGAGAAGGATGGCATGATGGGTCTAGCAGAGGTGGGTCCTCCTCCCCTCAGTAACGGTTTCCACCATACAGGAGACGGCCACGATCGCTTGAGACGACGTGAGCGGATGGATCTGAGCAGATCTCCACCCAGACGCTCTGAAGTCAACAGGTCTTCAGACTTCAGGCCGGTGATGCCTTATCTCTCCATGCCTAATATAGTAACACCACGGGAGCCCTCTGGCCCCCACCCTCCACCACTTCCCATCCACCTGCCTCTTCCCATGCCTCTCCCTAATCTGGAACCCTACAATGTGCTTCAGCACCTGCCCTTAGAGATCGAAGACAGGTGGCTGGAGAGGAAACTACAGAACCTCCAGGTGCTCAGAGGGATGAGTGTGTTTACGTTTAACGGGCGCAGGGCTATGATGTCTGACCCCTATCTGTTCAGAGCTAAAATGGAGGACAAGTCAGTGGACACCTCAGACCTGGAGGTAACTGACGATCCATTGGGGCTCCATGGGATCGACCTGATCACGGCAGCGCTGCTCTTCTGTCTGGGGGACTCCCCTGGGGGCCGCAGCATCTCAGACAGCAGATTTGTAGACGGTTACCGCGTCGACTTTGGTACCCAGACCTTCTCCTTCCCCTCGGCAATACTGGCCACTAACACCATGGTGGGGGACATCGCCTCAGCGTCGGCCTGTGATCACGCCAGCCCACAGCTCTCCAACCCCAGCCCCTTCCACACCCTCAGACTGGACCTGGTTCTGGAGTGCGTGGCCCGCTACCAAACAAAGCAGCGCACCATGTTCACCTTTGTGTGTGGACAGCTGTTCCGCAGAGACGAATTCTCctcgcatttcaaaaatgttcacGGTGACATCCACGCCGGGTTGAACGGCTGGCTAGAGCACCGCTGTCCTCTGGCCTACTACGGCTGCACCTACTCCCAGAGACGCTTCTGTCCCTCCGTGCAGGGCTCCAGGATCATCCACGATAGACACCTGGGCTCGTTCGGGGTGCAGCCGGGTATGCCTCCCCAGTTCGGAGATAAAACTCTCCCCAGGAATGCCTGTCGGTTCGGCTCCACCTGCGACCACCTGAGCTCCTTGCCCTTCGAGGTGCAACAGTATGTGGCCAGTTTCCTGGATGGCTTCAGCCTGTGCCAGCTGTCCAGGGTCTCCCGGACCATGAGGGATGTGTGCGCCAGCTTACTGCAGTCCAGAGGCATGGTGGTGCTTCTCTGGGAGAACACAAGACGGGCAGATGGGTCCTCCTCATGGCAGATCCAAAACAAG GTGTGGCGATTCAGTACGGCCTTCGGTACGGTGAACGAGTGGAAGTTTGCCAACATCGCCAATATGGCCGAACATCTGAAGAAGTGCAAGTTTAACACCATCACCCGTCGGGACGAGGCTATCCCTCTGCCCTGCATGTGCTTCACCAGAGAGCTCACCAAAGAGGGACGCTCACTGCGCTCAGTCCTCAAGCCAGTATTATGA